The following proteins are co-located in the Acinetobacter shaoyimingii genome:
- a CDS encoding metal-dependent hydrolase → MNALTQYPNAIYSVEPVVRKNLDFRLNEIPRFWFGGDPFRTRMFDALSLTFPDGERYFIESVRLFRDKIKDPDLQARVADFIRQEAQHGMAHDKMNKVMKEQGMPVDQFIQHLNRIFKFELTRRSPQYNIAMTAAAEHLTALMAETFYSKKETLVDAHPYVRALLAWHAIEEMEHRDVAFDVMKQVGEVPEATRKFALAFTTFMMFGFTLYRTDVMLRYDGFSRLDRVKMLYKGLPWFFGKKGMLTSMKSQYLDWFKKDFHPSQHPVIHQYQVWVDTLAATNDPIQAGEAFWQAAK, encoded by the coding sequence ATGAATGCATTAACACAGTATCCCAATGCGATTTATTCTGTTGAACCTGTAGTTCGTAAAAATTTAGATTTTAGACTCAATGAAATTCCACGTTTTTGGTTTGGTGGCGATCCATTCCGTACCCGTATGTTTGACGCATTAAGCCTGACTTTTCCAGATGGCGAACGTTATTTTATTGAATCCGTCCGTTTGTTTAGAGATAAAATTAAAGATCCAGATCTACAAGCACGTGTCGCAGACTTTATACGTCAAGAGGCTCAGCATGGTATGGCACATGACAAAATGAATAAAGTCATGAAAGAACAAGGCATGCCTGTCGATCAATTCATTCAACATTTAAATCGAATTTTTAAATTCGAACTGACACGACGTTCACCACAATACAACATAGCCATGACCGCTGCGGCTGAACATTTGACTGCGCTGATGGCAGAAACGTTTTATAGCAAAAAAGAAACTCTCGTAGACGCTCATCCCTATGTCAGAGCTTTACTTGCTTGGCATGCGATTGAGGAAATGGAGCATCGTGATGTTGCCTTTGATGTCATGAAACAAGTCGGCGAAGTTCCTGAAGCAACACGTAAATTTGCACTGGCATTTACCACCTTTATGATGTTTGGTTTCACACTTTACCGAACAGATGTCATGTTGCGATATGACGGCTTTAGTCGTTTAGACCGAGTCAAAATGCTCTATAAAGGTTTACCTTGGTTCTTTGGTAAAAAAGGCATGTTAACTTCCATGAAAAGCCAATATTTAGATTGGTTCAAAAAAGATTTCCATCCAAGTCAACATCCTGTCATTCATCAATATCAAGTTTGGGTAGATACCTTGGCAGCAACCAATGATCCAATTCAAGCAGGTGAAGCATTCTGGCAAGCCGCAAAATAG
- a CDS encoding helix-turn-helix transcriptional regulator yields the protein MKELQIPNGYFHLWRNYLAEQGVNGLEIKQIQPYKKQIENILDAPIAQQSSYPLFWNIIEITQKQLDKPQLIFEMAKGVKPEHFGVLGYMATRSTSFAEALSYILKFSRLVIDGDEIIPMQMHQEQQNIILSWPYIDDDFNLINELTNALMIELGRKIVPLDNFPLRRVGFAHSAQMAQFHYQKFYACEVVFDQPDYTLVMSTESLNIQIQQADPSLLQLLIQQAEEAIASKPNHENMARQLHLIIAEYLKIQQQAPKIEDIAKELHVSVRTLQRQLKDLGSSFKQILEAERMKHCEKLLAQQMSLTDIALQLGYSDQSALARAFKAHTGQTLLQMKYQLKEDKNQSL from the coding sequence ATGAAGGAATTGCAAATTCCGAATGGTTATTTCCATTTATGGCGAAATTATTTGGCTGAACAGGGTGTAAATGGTTTAGAAATTAAACAAATTCAACCCTATAAAAAACAGATTGAAAATATCTTGGACGCGCCTATTGCGCAGCAATCATCTTACCCGTTGTTCTGGAACATCATCGAAATCACTCAAAAACAGCTCGATAAACCACAATTAATTTTTGAAATGGCAAAAGGGGTAAAGCCTGAGCATTTTGGTGTATTGGGGTATATGGCAACACGTAGCACCAGTTTTGCCGAAGCCTTAAGTTATATTTTAAAGTTTAGTCGCTTGGTGATTGATGGTGATGAGATTATTCCAATGCAGATGCATCAGGAACAGCAAAATATTATTCTGAGCTGGCCCTACATAGATGATGATTTCAATTTAATTAATGAATTGACCAACGCCTTAATGATTGAATTAGGAAGGAAAATTGTGCCACTGGACAATTTTCCTTTAAGGCGAGTGGGCTTTGCGCACAGTGCTCAAATGGCACAATTTCATTACCAAAAATTCTATGCCTGTGAGGTTGTTTTTGATCAGCCAGATTACACTTTGGTGATGAGTACAGAAAGTTTAAATATACAAATTCAACAAGCAGATCCGTCACTTTTACAGCTATTGATTCAGCAGGCTGAAGAAGCCATTGCAAGTAAGCCCAATCATGAAAATATGGCGCGTCAACTACATTTAATTATTGCTGAATATTTAAAAATTCAACAGCAAGCACCTAAAATTGAAGATATTGCTAAAGAATTGCATGTTTCGGTTCGAACATTACAACGTCAATTGAAAGATTTGGGCAGCTCATTTAAGCAAATTTTAGAAGCAGAGCGTATGAAGCACTGTGAAAAATTGTTGGCGCAACAGATGAGCCTGACCGATATTGCACTGCAACTGGGTTATTCAGATCAATCTGCTTTGGCAAGAGCCTTTAAAGCACATACGGGGCAGACCTTATTGCAAATGAAATATCAACTCAAAGAAGATAAAAATCAGTCTTTATAA
- a CDS encoding Na+/H+ antiporter NhaC family protein, which yields MTTHSPGKAQARALALIPLIVFLAIFLGSGIYHSIIGTEFAFYQIKAPVAAIPAIILAVLLYRGKLNQAIEDFLEGASHPNLILMFMVFMLAGAFASITSTIGSVDSTVQFGLSMIPPQFVLPMLFLISAFIATAMGTSMGTIAACAPIAFGFSEVTDISTVAAIGAVVGGAMFGDNLSMISDTTIAATRSQNVELRDKFRVNVWIALPAAILTILAYFILSDGSQHIEFKAYNIWLILPYIAVFLLAFSRLHVLAVLTIGIVISGVIGLFLNADFTVLKLNTSIYDGFVGMFEVALLSMFLGGLSAIMQKEGGLEWLIQRIYSITRLFKVGAERAGEIGICFLVILSNLFVANNTVAIILSGDMAREVAKEYGVDPKRAAALLDIFSCVVQGLIPYGAQLLLACSIAKLSPVELISNIYYCWILAVCAILAIVCRYPRLKSVAS from the coding sequence ATGACCACACACTCCCCAGGTAAAGCTCAAGCCCGAGCACTTGCCCTGATTCCCCTTATTGTTTTTTTAGCCATATTTTTAGGCAGTGGTATTTACCACTCAATCATTGGGACTGAATTCGCCTTTTATCAAATCAAAGCTCCAGTTGCTGCAATTCCAGCAATTATCCTTGCAGTCCTGCTTTATCGAGGCAAACTCAACCAAGCTATAGAAGATTTTTTAGAAGGTGCCAGTCACCCGAATTTAATTCTGATGTTTATGGTGTTTATGCTGGCAGGTGCATTTGCAAGTATCACCAGTACGATTGGTAGTGTCGATTCAACCGTACAATTTGGTCTATCGATGATACCGCCACAGTTTGTTCTCCCTATGCTGTTCCTCATTTCAGCATTTATTGCAACTGCAATGGGAACATCTATGGGCACCATTGCAGCCTGTGCCCCAATTGCCTTTGGTTTTTCTGAAGTCACTGATATTTCAACTGTCGCTGCCATTGGTGCTGTGGTGGGTGGTGCGATGTTTGGCGATAATTTATCCATGATCTCAGATACCACTATTGCGGCCACTCGCAGTCAAAATGTTGAACTCCGTGATAAGTTCCGTGTCAATGTCTGGATTGCTTTACCTGCAGCCATTTTAACCATTCTTGCCTATTTCATCTTAAGCGATGGAAGCCAACATATCGAATTTAAGGCATATAACATTTGGCTGATTCTGCCTTATATTGCTGTTTTCTTACTGGCATTCTCACGCTTACATGTCTTGGCTGTGTTAACCATCGGTATCGTGATTTCTGGTGTGATTGGACTGTTTTTAAATGCTGATTTCACCGTATTGAAACTCAATACTTCAATTTACGATGGTTTTGTCGGCATGTTTGAAGTGGCACTACTGTCGATGTTCTTAGGTGGTTTGTCTGCCATTATGCAAAAAGAAGGCGGCTTAGAATGGCTCATTCAACGTATTTACAGCATTACACGATTGTTTAAAGTGGGTGCTGAACGTGCGGGTGAAATCGGTATTTGTTTCTTGGTCATTTTGTCTAACCTTTTTGTTGCCAATAACACTGTTGCCATTATTTTATCAGGCGATATGGCACGTGAAGTTGCAAAAGAGTACGGCGTTGACCCAAAACGTGCCGCCGCTTTACTGGATATTTTCTCATGTGTGGTGCAAGGTTTGATTCCTTATGGCGCTCAATTATTACTTGCGTGTTCGATTGCCAAACTCTCACCTGTAGAATTGATTAGTAATATTTACTACTGCTGGATTTTGGCTGTTTGTGCCATCTTAGCGATTGTATGTCGTTATCCACGGTTAAAATCAGTTGCTTCTTAG
- the trpA gene encoding tryptophan synthase subunit alpha, which translates to MSRLATRFAKLKSQQRKALVSYVMAGDPQPEVTVPLLHRMVEAGVDVIELGLPFSDPMADGPVIALAAERALAAGTNTLDALNMVKQFREKDAETPVVLMGYLNPVEVIGYERFVSIAHESGVDGVLLVDLPPEEAKDLDVVLKKYDMDQIFLLAPTSTDERISHVANQASGFIYYVSLKGVTGAATLDVKEAASRIEKIKSVTQVPVGVGFGISDAASAKAMGSVADAVIVGSAFVKPFANVAPEQAAEQAVNKVKELRAALDELV; encoded by the coding sequence ATGTCACGTTTAGCCACACGATTTGCAAAGCTTAAATCTCAACAGCGTAAGGCTCTTGTTTCTTATGTTATGGCAGGTGACCCACAACCTGAAGTAACGGTTCCATTGTTACATCGAATGGTTGAGGCTGGGGTAGATGTAATTGAACTTGGATTACCATTTTCCGACCCAATGGCAGATGGTCCAGTCATTGCTTTAGCTGCTGAACGTGCTTTAGCCGCTGGAACCAACACACTTGATGCATTGAATATGGTCAAGCAATTCCGTGAAAAAGATGCGGAAACACCTGTGGTACTTATGGGGTATTTAAACCCTGTTGAAGTCATTGGTTATGAACGTTTCGTGTCGATTGCCCATGAAAGTGGTGTAGATGGTGTACTTCTCGTGGATTTACCACCAGAAGAAGCAAAAGATTTAGATGTGGTATTGAAGAAATACGATATGGATCAAATCTTTTTGCTCGCACCAACTTCAACGGATGAGCGTATTTCGCATGTAGCCAATCAAGCGAGTGGTTTCATTTATTATGTATCACTTAAAGGTGTTACAGGTGCAGCAACACTTGATGTGAAAGAAGCTGCTTCACGCATTGAGAAAATCAAGTCTGTTACCCAAGTCCCTGTGGGTGTCGGTTTCGGAATCAGCGATGCTGCTTCAGCGAAAGCGATGGGTAGTGTTGCCGATGCTGTCATTGTCGGAAGTGCATTTGTCAAACCTTTTGCAAACGTTGCACCAGAACAAGCTGCTGAGCAAGCGGTCAACAAAGTCAAGGAGCTTCGAGCTGCGCTCGATGAGTTAGTATGA
- the accD gene encoding acetyl-CoA carboxylase, carboxyltransferase subunit beta produces the protein MNQEVKSGKILSPSTPWTERSVPGINVPDEQQTLKATFTEPTIECPECHALVTRTAMSFNAYVCPQCDEHLKMKARDRLNWFFDQAEQELGQEYLAKDPLHFVDSKPYPERMKDAQEKTGETEALIVMQGQIKGLSMIACAFEFDFMGGSMGTVVGDRFVQAAEKAIATKQPLICFAASGGARMQEGMLSLMQMARTSAAIQKMKDAHVPYIVVLTHPVYGGVTASLAMLGDVHIAEPKAMIGFAGKRVIEQTVREKLEEPFQRAEFLLDHGVVDQIVHRHALRDTVYRIVAKLMNLP, from the coding sequence ATGAATCAAGAAGTGAAATCAGGCAAAATCCTGAGCCCCTCGACACCATGGACAGAACGTTCCGTGCCGGGCATCAATGTTCCTGATGAACAACAAACATTAAAAGCAACATTTACAGAGCCGACGATTGAGTGCCCTGAATGTCATGCTTTGGTGACACGTACAGCCATGTCTTTCAATGCTTATGTTTGTCCACAATGTGACGAACATTTGAAAATGAAAGCACGTGATCGTTTAAATTGGTTCTTTGACCAAGCTGAACAAGAACTCGGTCAAGAGTATTTAGCCAAAGATCCACTGCATTTTGTCGACAGCAAGCCTTATCCTGAGCGCATGAAAGATGCGCAAGAGAAAACAGGTGAAACTGAAGCACTTATCGTAATGCAAGGTCAGATCAAAGGCTTATCAATGATTGCTTGTGCTTTTGAATTTGACTTTATGGGCGGTTCAATGGGTACAGTGGTTGGTGACCGTTTTGTGCAAGCAGCTGAAAAAGCGATTGCAACAAAGCAGCCACTCATTTGCTTTGCAGCATCTGGTGGTGCGCGTATGCAAGAAGGCATGTTGTCTTTAATGCAAATGGCACGTACTTCAGCCGCGATCCAAAAGATGAAAGATGCACATGTACCTTATATTGTGGTGTTGACGCATCCAGTATACGGCGGTGTAACGGCTTCACTTGCAATGTTGGGTGATGTGCATATTGCTGAACCGAAAGCCATGATTGGTTTTGCAGGTAAACGTGTCATTGAGCAAACGGTACGTGAAAAATTGGAAGAACCGTTCCAACGTGCTGAATTTTTGCTTGATCATGGTGTAGTCGATCAAATTGTCCATCGTCATGCATTACGTGATACAGTCTATCGTATTGTAGCGAAGTTGATGAATTTGCCTTGA
- the folC gene encoding bifunctional tetrahydrofolate synthase/dihydrofolate synthase, giving the protein MMHTAPLETENLQTWLDYWSHVHVTGIDLGLERVIPVAEKLGVVSPQAKVFTVAGTNGKGSTTTTLASILNAQGYNVGLYQSPHIYRFNERVKLAGQEVDDQTLIDAFVLVDQARRECDLSLSFFEATTLAAFVIFKQKQCDVWVLEVGLGGRLDVVNVVNPDVAVITNIGLDHTDWLGDTIEKIAFEKAGIIRPDIPVIFAGQQELPQAIQDKVDLCHAKLYTLNRDYFYQDAGDGKTWNFATSGTTLKLPLGQLALDNISTAVAAILVSDLKVSQQAIGTGIESARLQGRFEVRQIQGKTVIFDAGHNPHGVEFLLKQLRKFLEYNKQYTEVISVFSMLADKDINSVVKLLKNAVLMWKIAPLTVPRAASMEQLQSALQHEAVQQFQNVHAAFQSALEESKNNQLILVCGSFHTLEAVWEYLENVNE; this is encoded by the coding sequence TTGATGCATACAGCACCATTAGAAACAGAAAATTTACAAACATGGCTCGATTATTGGAGCCATGTTCACGTCACAGGGATTGATTTAGGTTTAGAACGCGTCATCCCTGTCGCAGAAAAATTAGGTGTAGTTTCACCACAAGCCAAAGTATTTACTGTTGCCGGAACCAATGGCAAAGGCTCTACCACCACGACATTAGCCTCGATTTTGAATGCCCAAGGTTATAATGTCGGTCTGTATCAATCTCCCCATATTTATCGTTTTAATGAACGCGTCAAACTCGCAGGTCAAGAAGTCGATGACCAGACCCTCATTGATGCATTTGTCTTGGTCGATCAAGCTCGCCGTGAATGTGATTTAAGTTTGTCATTCTTTGAAGCAACCACTTTGGCCGCTTTTGTGATCTTCAAACAGAAACAATGCGATGTTTGGGTGCTCGAAGTTGGATTGGGTGGGCGACTCGATGTCGTCAATGTGGTGAATCCTGATGTCGCTGTGATCACCAATATTGGCTTAGATCATACCGACTGGCTAGGTGATACCATTGAAAAAATTGCTTTTGAGAAAGCAGGCATTATTCGTCCAGATATTCCCGTGATTTTTGCAGGGCAACAAGAACTCCCTCAAGCGATTCAGGATAAAGTGGATCTATGTCATGCCAAACTTTATACACTCAATCGTGATTATTTTTACCAAGATGCCGGTGATGGCAAAACATGGAATTTCGCCACTTCAGGTACAACATTAAAACTTCCTCTCGGCCAACTTGCTTTAGATAATATTTCCACTGCAGTTGCAGCAATATTGGTCAGTGATTTAAAAGTCAGTCAGCAAGCAATCGGAACTGGAATTGAAAGTGCTCGTTTACAAGGGCGTTTTGAAGTTCGTCAGATTCAAGGTAAAACGGTCATTTTCGATGCTGGACACAATCCTCATGGTGTTGAGTTTTTGTTAAAGCAATTGCGAAAATTTCTAGAATACAATAAACAGTACACAGAAGTGATTTCAGTTTTTTCCATGTTGGCTGACAAAGATATTAATTCTGTTGTTAAGTTATTGAAAAATGCTGTATTAATGTGGAAAATTGCACCGCTGACTGTGCCTCGTGCAGCGTCAATGGAACAATTACAATCTGCATTGCAACATGAAGCAGTACAACAATTTCAAAATGTACATGCAGCATTTCAATCAGCACTTGAAGAATCCAAAAATAATCAGCTGATTTTGGTGTGTGGCTCGTTTCATACCTTAGAAGCGGTCTGGGAGTATTTAGAGAATGTCAATGAATAA
- a CDS encoding SPOR domain-containing protein: MSMNNKQRWMGGVVLLGGGVLLAALLLKGKEEIHQKQVQTQPVENVQQQGDGSGQPVQLQPLTVDVETEKRLLEEQRRAREKAVAEQESKTAEFLRMQQEAEAAAARKAAEEYAEINAKRSGAQGADIPPEIIEDDKAKAQRLAAEKKKAEQQKLSDQDKALAQQKAKNEQLAAEQKRKLDEQKKAEATKKAAEQKLAADKKAAEEKAKTEATKKAELAKKEAEQKKRLAEEAKKKAEAEKARQLLEGTDKPQDKQWMVQVALAANEANADAVAARLRAKGYKVTKSPTSKGIRIMVGPSKDREAADATRKKINSDESLNMKSAWVIDWVPLDKR, encoded by the coding sequence ATGTCAATGAATAACAAACAACGCTGGATGGGAGGTGTTGTTTTACTAGGCGGTGGTGTATTACTGGCAGCGCTGCTTTTAAAAGGCAAAGAAGAAATACATCAAAAACAAGTTCAAACACAACCTGTTGAAAATGTACAGCAACAAGGTGATGGTTCAGGTCAGCCTGTACAACTCCAACCATTGACAGTCGATGTGGAAACTGAAAAGCGTCTACTTGAAGAACAACGTCGTGCGCGAGAAAAAGCGGTTGCTGAACAAGAGTCTAAAACGGCTGAATTCCTAAGAATGCAACAGGAAGCTGAAGCGGCTGCAGCACGTAAAGCTGCAGAAGAATATGCTGAAATTAATGCGAAGCGTAGTGGTGCTCAAGGTGCAGATATTCCCCCTGAAATTATTGAAGATGATAAAGCCAAAGCGCAACGTTTAGCGGCCGAAAAGAAAAAAGCTGAACAGCAAAAGCTATCGGATCAAGACAAAGCACTTGCTCAACAAAAAGCCAAAAATGAGCAGTTAGCGGCTGAGCAAAAACGTAAATTAGATGAACAGAAAAAAGCAGAAGCGACCAAAAAGGCCGCTGAGCAAAAGCTCGCAGCAGATAAAAAAGCTGCTGAAGAAAAAGCCAAGACAGAAGCAACAAAGAAAGCTGAATTGGCTAAGAAAGAAGCTGAACAGAAGAAACGTCTAGCTGAAGAGGCCAAGAAAAAAGCCGAAGCAGAAAAAGCAAGACAATTGCTCGAAGGGACAGACAAGCCGCAAGACAAGCAATGGATGGTTCAAGTGGCTTTGGCAGCCAATGAAGCCAATGCAGATGCAGTTGCAGCTAGACTTCGTGCCAAAGGCTATAAAGTCACCAAGAGTCCAACCTCTAAGGGTATTCGGATTATGGTTGGACCATCGAAAGATCGTGAAGCCGCAGATGCAACACGTAAAAAGATCAATAGTGATGAAAGTTTAAATATGAAGTCTGCATGGGTGATTGACTGGGTGCCTTTAGACAAACGTTAA
- a CDS encoding dual specificity protein phosphatase family protein — protein MTQINPKLLIITTALLCSGCMQSKPVAEHERPTHWGTELNDQHNFYQVSSMLYRSEQPNEELKAEIQKHNIQVVINLRSRDHDQKVLSDMPLKLVHIPIQTWAINREDLLAIMQEIQRAKTNNQKVLIHCYHGSDRTGASIAMYRILFEGWKTEDAIQEMKHGGYGFHKIWVNIEKLFSPENIKWTQEQLSNPS, from the coding sequence ATGACTCAAATAAACCCGAAGCTCTTAATCATAACAACTGCCCTGTTATGCAGTGGCTGCATGCAATCTAAACCTGTTGCCGAACACGAGCGTCCGACACATTGGGGAACTGAGTTAAATGATCAACATAATTTTTATCAAGTGAGTTCAATGCTGTATCGCAGTGAACAACCCAATGAAGAATTAAAAGCAGAAATCCAAAAACACAATATTCAAGTCGTGATCAATTTGCGAAGCCGTGATCATGATCAAAAAGTTTTATCAGATATGCCTTTAAAATTAGTCCATATCCCCATCCAAACTTGGGCAATCAATCGTGAAGATTTATTAGCCATTATGCAAGAAATTCAACGGGCAAAAACCAACAATCAAAAAGTACTCATTCATTGCTACCATGGTTCAGACCGCACAGGTGCCAGTATTGCGATGTATCGTATTCTCTTTGAGGGGTGGAAGACTGAAGATGCAATTCAGGAAATGAAACATGGTGGATATGGTTTCCATAAGATATGGGTCAATATCGAAAAATTGTTTAGCCCTGAAAATATAAAATGGACTCAAGAGCAACTCTCGAATCCATCTTAA
- a CDS encoding MBL fold metallo-hydrolase, translated as MIYNIHHLHCGSLSPFWAPFFGQKGLVAELVCHCLLLETDQGLVLVDTGIGIQDYLHPRKRLGTLLTKLGTIQQKLSLSALAQIQKLGFKGSEVKHILLTHLAFDHAGGISDFPDATVHVLSTEYEATKHLTYKNKYRYKPEQFKEHRHWNFLEPHFGDSWFNFQKVLGFNLFQDEIMMIPLPGATAGHCGIAIAFQDRWLLFCGDAYYSHLELNPKKKMRALKLTESTLAEDNQLRIKTLEQIQQLSHQHPEIEIICSHDPEELNRYLAMT; from the coding sequence ATGATCTACAACATCCATCATTTACATTGCGGTAGTTTATCTCCTTTTTGGGCTCCATTCTTTGGACAAAAAGGACTGGTTGCAGAACTCGTGTGTCATTGCCTTTTATTAGAAACAGATCAGGGACTGGTATTGGTCGATACAGGCATTGGTATACAAGATTATTTGCATCCTAGAAAACGTCTTGGAACATTACTCACCAAGCTTGGAACAATTCAACAAAAATTAAGTCTAAGTGCACTGGCTCAAATTCAAAAACTTGGATTTAAAGGTTCTGAAGTTAAACACATCTTACTCACGCATTTAGCATTTGATCATGCAGGTGGTATTTCTGACTTTCCAGATGCCACAGTACATGTGCTTTCTACAGAATACGAAGCAACTAAGCATCTGACCTATAAAAATAAATATCGTTATAAACCAGAACAGTTTAAAGAGCATCGTCATTGGAATTTTTTAGAGCCTCACTTTGGAGATTCTTGGTTTAATTTTCAAAAAGTCCTTGGTTTTAATCTATTTCAAGATGAAATTATGATGATTCCTTTACCTGGAGCAACTGCGGGGCATTGTGGTATTGCCATTGCTTTTCAAGATCGATGGCTCTTATTCTGTGGAGATGCCTATTACTCTCATCTCGAATTAAATCCAAAGAAAAAAATGCGTGCTTTAAAACTGACCGAAAGTACTCTAGCAGAAGACAATCAACTCAGAATAAAAACCCTTGAACAAATACAGCAACTTTCACATCAACATCCTGAGATTGAAATTATATGCTCGCATGATCCTGAAGAGCTCAATCGTTATCTTGCAATGACATAA
- a CDS encoding peroxiredoxin, producing MTLRLGDTAPDFEQASSAGTINFYEFLGDSWGILFSHPADYTPVCTTELGFTAKLKDEFEKRGVKAIALSVDDVESHHGWIKDINETQNTTVNFPIIADQDRKVSELYGFIHPNASETTTVRSLVIIDPNKKVRLIITYPASTGRNFHEILRVVDSLQLTDNHKVATPANWQQGDDVVIVPALKDEDEIKQRFPKGYKAVTPYLRLTPQPEKN from the coding sequence ATGACATTACGTTTAGGTGATACAGCACCCGATTTCGAACAAGCATCTAGTGCTGGCACAATTAATTTTTATGAATTTCTTGGGGACAGTTGGGGCATTCTTTTTTCACATCCAGCAGACTACACGCCTGTATGTACAACTGAACTTGGTTTTACCGCTAAATTGAAAGATGAGTTCGAAAAACGTGGCGTAAAAGCGATTGCGCTATCTGTGGATGATGTCGAATCACATCATGGCTGGATTAAAGATATTAACGAAACGCAAAATACCACTGTGAACTTCCCGATTATTGCTGACCAAGATCGTAAGGTGTCTGAGTTGTATGGATTTATTCATCCCAATGCAAGTGAAACCACGACTGTTCGTTCATTGGTAATCATTGATCCGAATAAAAAAGTGCGTCTCATCATTACTTATCCTGCATCTACAGGTCGTAACTTCCATGAGATTTTACGTGTAGTTGATTCACTCCAATTGACAGATAACCATAAAGTAGCAACGCCTGCCAACTGGCAACAAGGTGATGATGTCGTGATTGTTCCTGCATTAAAAGATGAAGATGAAATCAAACAACGTTTTCCGAAAGGTTATAAAGCCGTTACCCCTTACTTACGCCTCACCCCACAGCCTGAGAAAAACTAA